A section of the Symphalangus syndactylus isolate Jambi chromosome 19, NHGRI_mSymSyn1-v2.1_pri, whole genome shotgun sequence genome encodes:
- the CTSE gene encoding cathepsin E: MKTLLLLLLVLLDLGEAQGSLHRVPLRRHPSLKKKLRARSQLSEFWKSHNLDMIQFTESCSMDQSAKEPLINYLDMEYFGTISIGSPPQNFTVIFDTGSSNLWVPSVYCTSPACKTHTRFQPSQSSTYSQLGQSFSIQYGTGSLSGIIGADQVSVEGLTVVGQQFGESVTEPGQTFVDAEFDGILGLGYPSLAVGGVTPVFDNMMAQNLVDLPMFSVYMSSNPEGGAGSELIFGGYDHSHFSGSLNWVPVTKQAYWQIALDNIQVGGTVMFCSEGCQAIVDTGTSLITGPSDKIKQLQNTIGAAPVDGEYAVECANLNVMPDVTFTINGVPYTLSPTAYTLLDFVDGMQFCSSGFQGLDIHPPAGPLWILGDVFIRQFYSVFDRGNNRVGLAPAVP, encoded by the exons ATGAAAACGCTCCTTCTTTTGCTGCTGGTGCTCCTGGACCTGGGAGAGGCCCAAGGATCACTTCACAG GGTGCCCCTCAGGAGGCATCCGTCCCTCAAGAAGAAGCTGCGGGCACGGAGCCAGCTCTCTGAGTTCTGGAAATCCCATAATTTGGACATGATCCAGTTCACTGAGTCCTGCTCAATGGACCAGAGTGCCAAGGAACCGCTCATCAACTACTTGGAT ATGGAATACTTCGGCACTATCTCCATTGGCTCCCCACCACAGAACTTCACTGTCATCTTCGACACTGGCTCCTCCAACCTCTGGGTCCCCTCTGTGTACTGCACCAGCCCAGCCTGCA AGACGCACACCAGGTTCCAGCCTTCCCAGTCCAGCACATACAGCCAGCTGGGTCAatctttctccattcagtatggaACCGGGAGCTTGTCTGGGATCATTGGAGCCGACCAAGTCTCT GTGGAAGGACTAACCGTGGTTGGCCAGCAGTTTGGAGAAAGTGTCACAGAGCCAGGCCAGACCTTTGTGGATGCAGAGTTTGATGGAATTCTGGGCCTGGGATACCCTTCCTTGGCGGTGGGAGGAGTGACCCCAGTGTTTGACAACATGATGGCTCAGAACCTGGTGGACTTGCCAATGTTTTCTGTCTACATGAGCAG TAACCCAGAAGGTGGTGCGGGGAGCGAGCTGATTTTCGGAGGCTATGACCACTCCCATTTCTCTGGGAGCCTGAATTGGGTCCCAGTCACCAAGCAAGCTTACTGGCAGATTGCGCTGGATAA CATCCAGGTGGGAGGCACTGTGATGTTCTGCTCCGAGGGCTGCCAGGCCATTGTGGACACAGGGACTTCCCTCATCACTGGCCCTTCCGACAAGATTAAGCAGCTGCAAAACACCATCGGGGCAGCCCCCGTGGATGGAGAA TATGCTGTGGAGTGTGCCAACCTAAACGTCATGCCGGATGTCACCTTCACCATCAACGGAGTCCCCTACACCCTCAGCCCAACTGCCTATACCCTACTG GACTTCGTGGATGGAATGCAGTTCTGCAGCAGCGGCTTTCAAGGACTTGACATCCACCCTCCAGCTGGGCCCCTCTGGATCCTGGGGGATGTCTTCATTCGACAGTTTTACTCAGTCTTTGACCGTGGGAATAACCGTGTGGGACTGGCCCCAGCAGTCCCCTAA